DNA sequence from the Ruminococcus albus 7 = DSM 20455 genome:
TCACGGAAAATGGTGTTCCTGTTACTGCCAAAAGCGGGTTTTGCGAGTATCCACTGTTTGAGTTCAGTGAAGAATTACTTGCGGATATGGATCTTAAGGGATATATGGAGCATATTCACAACTATGATCGAGCATTGACTGATATGACTAAAGAAATGACAATGGGAGGCTGATCATGAAGGAAGAAATAGCAATACCACAGAAGTACGTTGAAATGATCAAGAAAGCCGCAGAACAACAAGGTGTTTCAGCTGATGATATAGTCGAAACTGAAATAAAAAACTTTTTAGAAAGAGGTGCAGAAAATGCCGAATGAGAAAAAAGGCATAACCGTAAAGGTTGATGCTGAGCTTCACGCCAAGGTAAGGACATACATCGAAGAACATGGTATAACAATGAACGATTTTGTAGCTCAGGCTCTGGATAACGAGCTGCACCCGAAGATACAGGAGGCAAGAAATATGGGTAATATGAGGACTATGGCGTTTCAGGTTCCAGAGGAACTGTTTGATCAGATAAAGGACTATCTCAACAGGCATCATATGACGCAGAAGGAATTTGTTCTTGGTTTGATAAAAGCAGAGCTTGATAGAGATCAGCAGCAGACAGCTGTCGAAGAGGCAGATGAAGCTGAAGATGAGGAGCTTGACGAAGAATATGAGGTTGAAGAAACTGAGGGTTATCCAGACAATGAAGATGAAGACCTCGAAGAGTATGATGATCTGAGCATGGATATGGGGTGATAAAATGCGAAGCAAAACCGAGATGATAAGAAATAGATATCCCGTAGGAACGAGAGTATGCTGTGACGAGATGCCTGATGATCCTAATCCTATACCTCGCGGGACTTGTGGAACTGTTATGGGAGTTGATGATGCAGGGCAACTGATTATGAAATGGGATAATGGTAGGTCGCTGTCTATTATTCCGGGAGTTGACAGATTTCATGTTGTTGAGCAAAATGAGGATGAGTCTTTGAAAGAAAATGAAGGGATTGATTTGTCTATGTAGAACTTGAAATTATATAAGTGTTTTCAAAAAGCTTGATTAGTTACTATTTATAATAACATAAATTACGATCCGTAATAGGGTGAAATTTTATATTAAGAATGTAAAATGCACGAAGATTGTGTTGTCTATCTTAATTGCAACGGTTATTGACATTAACAATGATTGTAGGCTTGATGTATGGATATAGCTGCATCGGCGGACTCACTTGTAAGTTCGCCGATGACCTATTACGGCATTTACAATCTAATACTGCACAAACTATACGTATTTCAAAGAATGTTATTTCGCCACTAAACGTAAAAAACTTTTATATAATTACAGAGAGATTATTATATAAAAATTTTTTACTAAAATAGAATGATATAGCCCAATTATACCATAATTAATAAACATTGACAAAGATATAACAATTATGATATACTAATCGAGCATGACACTTTGTCTGCAAATATTATAGGAGGAATTTTTTATGGGAAACTTTTTTCATACTGTGCATTTTAAAATCAAGGACAAAGAAAAATTTTTCAAAGGTATCAACGCATATATGAAAAAGAAAGGCTTCGTGCCATGTGATGACGATGAAGCCGTGAAAACTTATATCATTGCGTTATCTGTTGATCAGCAGTGGGCAACTCTTGCTGATATGGACAGCAGTGATGAATCAAGAGCGCTTTTTAATGATGCCAAGGCTGTTTCAAAAAGCATGAAACTTCCGTGTATTACCGAGGTTATAACCGACAGCGATATCGCGGTACTTGAACTCTTTGACAAAACAGGAGAGAGCGCAGATAGGATCGTTGTGGGCGATGG
Encoded proteins:
- a CDS encoding toxin-antitoxin system HicB family antitoxin, with amino-acid sequence MPNEKKGITVKVDAELHAKVRTYIEEHGITMNDFVAQALDNELHPKIQEARNMGNMRTMAFQVPEELFDQIKDYLNRHHMTQKEFVLGLIKAELDRDQQQTAVEEADEAEDEELDEEYEVEETEGYPDNEDEDLEEYDDLSMDMG
- a CDS encoding DUF4314 domain-containing protein; translated protein: MRSKTEMIRNRYPVGTRVCCDEMPDDPNPIPRGTCGTVMGVDDAGQLIMKWDNGRSLSIIPGVDRFHVVEQNEDESLKENEGIDLSM